The following nucleotide sequence is from Kiritimatiellia bacterium.
ACGCGCGCGAGGAGAAGGCGCTCGAGGCCAAGCTGGAACGGCTGGATTTCACGGCGAACAACGCCCCCGCGGCGCCGGAGCCCGAGCCGTACAGCGAGGAAGGCGCGGAACGCACGATCCGCCTCACCGAAAAAGAGCTCAACGCCCTGCTCGATCGAAACACCGACCTGGCGGGCAAGCTGGCCATCGACCTCTCGGAAAACCTCGTGAGCGCCAAACTGCTGATCCCGCTGGACGAGGACTTCCCCGTGTTCGGCGGACGTACCCTGCGGGTCCGGGCGGGCTTGAAGGTGCGGCTCTCCGGCGAAAAGCCGGAAGTCGTGTTCCAGGGCTTGAGCATCATGGGCATCCCGCTGCCGGCCGCGTGGCTCGGGGGAATGAAGGACGTCAACCTGCTGAACGAAACCGGCGGGGACCAGGGATTCTGGAAGACCTTCGCGGGCGGGATCGAAGACCTCCGCGTCGAGGACGGCCAAGTCCGCATCAAGCTGAAGAAGTAGCGGCCGGGCTCCGCCCGATCTTCCGGTACACTTCCAGCCGGCCGTCGAACCCACCCAGGTCCACCGTTTGCCGGGATTGCAGTTGGAGGGAAGTTCCCTCGGGCCCGAGGCGCAACGGGTTGACGAAAACAAGCCGGCCGCCGGGCTTCAACGCCCGCGCGGCGACGCGGAAGAAGTCCCCGAAGAATCCGCGCATGTCCGGGATGCGTATCCGTCGGCCCATGGGCGGGTTCGTGATGATGAGCGTGACGCTCCCCGGGCCCAGCCACTCGACCTCCGAAGATTCGCGGAAGTCGCAACAGGTGAACCGCGCGGGAATGGACTCCAATTTCGCCGCGGCAAAATTATCCCGGGCGATGGCCAAGGCCTCCAGGCTCATATCCGTCCCGTACACCTGCCGCACGCCGCCCCGCAGCGCCCGCTCGATCAATTCCAGCCCCGAGCCGCAGAAGGGATCCCAGACGATCTCCCCCTCGGCCCGGCCCGCCAGGCGCGCCAGGCACGCCGCCAGCGGCGGGTGCGACGCGGCGGCCACGTCGGCCCGGCGATAGAAAAACCGCGGATCGGGCGCCAGCCGCGGCCGCAACTCCACGGAGCGGCCGCGCCCGTGCGGGTGGATATCCACCGCCCACGGGGCGCCCCGGGGGTCGTTCAGGATTTCCGGGCACAGCGCATAGGCCCGGTTCGCCACGAGCCGCACCGCCCCCCGCTGGTGGCCCCTGGAAACAAACTCCAGGCGGTAACGCGGCGCGCCGTCCGTGAAAGCGTCAAACAACCTCCGTGCCATGGGCGACGCGATGGCCGACGCCAGCGCCTCGACGTCGTCCGCGGGAGCGGCGCCCAGGACGAAGTTGACGGTACTGAAACAGCGCAGCGCGTACAGGTCGGCCAGGGAAAACGGCGCCGAAGGCGTGATCGCCACCAGGCCGCGCCGAAGTTCGATGCCGCGAAATCGGCCGGCCGCCACCAGTCGCTCTGCGGCTTCGTCCCGGACGATCTCTTCCAGCCCGCGCCGGCAGCGCAGGTGGATTCGCAATCCCTCGAACCGGGAAAATAGGTGATCCATTCGGATGGTACTGGGGCCTTGCCGGCGCGCGACGCGGGCCCTGACCTTCTGCTCGGTCTGCGGGAGCAAACCCCGGGCCGCCTTCACGGCCTCCAGCGTGGCCCGCCCGCCGATTTTATCCAGCGACCGGCCCAGGTATTTCCGCTCGCGGTCGCCTTCCGCCGTCCGTAGCAGCGCGAGCAGTTCCGCCTCCTCGCCCGGCCCGGCGCCGAGTTTGGGCAGGGCGGTCATGGCGTAGCGGCGTATCTTCTCGTGCGGGTCGCGCAGCAGTCCCGCCAGCCATGATCGTACTTCGGCCCGCTGCGCCGCCGTGCCGGACGACGCAAACGCGGCGCCCACGGCGCGAATCACCGCCACCCGGGCCATCCGCTCCCGGGGCGAAGCGCTGTTGAACCGCGGCACCTCGTCCGCCCACAACCGGTCGCGCGGCAGGCCGCGCAGTTGCCGGTAGAGCTCCTTGTCGGATTTCATGACGCGGGGAAAATCGCGATCCGGAGTTGCGTGCAGCCGTACGGGACCAGCGTGATCCATTCCACCTTCCGCGACGCGTGGGCCAGCGTACCCGCCGCCGGCAGCGGCGGCGTCATCAGGAAATCGCCGCGCCGCGTGCCGTGCCACTTGTCGCGCAGCACCGTCAGGCGGCGCGCGCGCCAGCCGGGGACGCGGACGGCGGGGACGCGCAGCGCGACCGGCGGCTCGGCCCACGGATTTTCCAAACATTGGAAAAATTTCCCGGATTTTTTCCAATCATTGGAAATTTTTTGGCGATTTTTTCCAATCATTGGAAAAATCACCTCCATGTTTTTCCAATGTTTGGAAACTTTCGGCAGGGCGTAATTCCAGGGGCCCGCGGGCCGGAGATTCCACGCCGGGAACTCGTCGCTGGACCGCTTGTCCCGCCGGTCGCGCCGGCGGCGGGCCGGGATGGGCAGGGCGAAGAGCAGCGGTCCGCGCCGCACGCAGACCCCGCCGCCGGGCTGGCGCTCGAGCCGGACGTCCATCGGCAGTTCCAGTTCCAGCCGGTCGCCGTCGCGGAACGTCCGCCGCACCTCGACGAACGTCCCGCGCTTCAGCGCGCCCGCGAAAGGCGCCCCGTTGATTTGCAGCCGCGCGCGGCGGCACCAGCCGGGGACACGGAGGGACAGGGAAAAAAGCGCGGGCCGGGGTGTGCGGACGGCGAAGCCGATCTTCTCTCCGAATGGATAATCTGTTTCCTCGGAAATGGTTACGCCGCGGAACGTGACGACCGAGGGCCCATAGAACGTCGCGGCGAGGCCGCGGCCGGGCCGCTCCATCCACATCCTCGCGGCGAAATTCGGGCCGATGCGCGTCACGTTGCCCGGGCAGCACTCGGTGGCCGGGTTGGGCCGGTAGGACTTGTGGGCCCAGCCGAACCCGTGCTCGTGGTGATTGGCACTCGCGTCGGCGACGACCTGGTTGGGGCTGGAGAAATACTGGAGGGCCTTGAAGTCCGGCAGCGTCGCGCCGGGCGCGGCGTTGAAGACGGTGTTCTCGATCCAGTCGGCGTACGAGGCGTCGCCGGTGGCCATGAGGAGGTAGCCCAGGCTCCAGGCGGCGTCGGCGATGACACAGGTCTCGTGGCCCGCGTGCGCGGCGCGGCCGTGGAGGTGCTCGGTTGAACTCGGCACGCCGTCGGGCAGGACGTGATCGCGGGCGAGCTTGCGCCAGGCGTTGAGCGAGGCGCGCAGGGCCCTTTGGTTGCCCGTGTGCAGGAAGAGAATGGCGGGCAGCTTCGAGATCTCGCAGTAGTTCACGCCATGGTCCCGCGCGGGCGCGCGGGAGAGCATGTTCCGAAGGCCGGCGGCCGCCGAGGGGTGCCGGCGATTGAAGCCGGCGAGCGTTTTCCGGGCGAGGTCCAGCAGGCGAGGGTTTCCGGTCCGGCCGTACACCCAGAGCATGATTTCGACGTTGCACACGTTGCGCCAGACGTGAAAGGCCTCCGTGCTGGAAAGATAGTGCCGCGTCAGCTTGCGCAGGACCGCGGACTGCTTCGCGGCGGGCGTTCCGCCCATGACCGCGCGAAAGAGCACGGCATGCGGCCAGCGCTCACATCTCCCCTCTTTTGTGTTCTTTTTTAGAACAGCAGGGCCGAGATATCCATCGGCATCAGGGCGATCAAGAACATGATCGAGTTGGCGGAAGGCCTTGCGCAGCAGTTCGTTGTCGCCCAGCAAAGCGCCGAGGCGGGCCATGCCGTCGATCCAATAAGCGGTCTGCTCGTAGGGCCACCAGGAACGGAGGGCCCGGCCGTCCCGGCGAATGGGATCGTCCCGCCAGCCCCGGGTGTCGAACGGGTAGCCCGCGTGATCGAGGTGGCCAGTCAGGCCGTCGCGCTGGCGCTCGAGCCAGCGGCGAAGCCAGCCGGACGGACGAATCGAGGCAAGATCGAGTTCCCGGAAAATGCCGAAATAGCGGACGTGTTTTCCGGCCCGCGGGGATACGGCTCGCGGGGACGCTCGCCCTCCAGGAGTTGAAGTGTTCTTCATGGAAAGGCGAGGATTCCCGCGAGCGGTCAGAACCCGTCCATGAACAACAGCGCGCGCTGGGCGGGGGCGGTGACGGTGTAGGTCTGGTCGCCCTCGCGGACGCTGGTGTTCGGCATGCCTTTCAGGTCCAGTCCGATGCCGTCGCTGATGAGCCGCCACCGGCCGTGCGGGAAGGGCACTTCGAAGGAGATGGGCTTGTCCCCGGCGTTGAGCAGCACGATGAAGCCCGAGCCGTCGTGCCGCTTCGGCGCGTTGACGATGTAGCCGAGCGCGCGGGGGTCGTCCGGCATGATCCAGCGGTAGTAGCCCGCCGGGGGCCGGCTGGTGACCCGGAACGCGGCGCCCTCGGGGCTCCTCCGCAGCTGCATGAGGCCCTGGTAGTAGGCCAGCGTCTCGGCGGCCATCGGCCGGTCGCGGTCCGTCCAGCGCACGGCATTGACGTCGTCGCCCCGGTCGAACGTGTTACTGATGCCGCGCTTGCTGCGGAGGAATTCCTGGCCCGCGTTGATCATGGGGATGCCGAGC
It contains:
- a CDS encoding glycoside hydrolase family 127 protein; the protein is MKNTSTPGGRASPRAVSPRAGKHVRYFGIFRELDLASIRPSGWLRRWLERQRDGLTGHLDHAGYPFDTRGWRDDPIRRDGRALRSWWPYEQTAYWIDGMARLGALLGDNELLRKAFRQLDHVLDRPDADGYLGPAVLKKNTKEGRCERWPHAVLFRAVMGGTPAAKQSAVLRKLTRHYLSSTEAFHVWRNVCNVEIMLWVYGRTGNPRLLDLARKTLAGFNRRHPSAAAGLRNMLSRAPARDHGVNYCEISKLPAILFLHTGNQRALRASLNAWRKLARDHVLPDGVPSSTEHLHGRAAHAGHETCVIADAAWSLGYLLMATGDASYADWIENTVFNAAPGATLPDFKALQYFSSPNQVVADASANHHEHGFGWAHKSYRPNPATECCPGNVTRIGPNFAARMWMERPGRGLAATFYGPSVVTFRGVTISEETDYPFGEKIGFAVRTPRPALFSLSLRVPGWCRRARLQINGAPFAGALKRGTFVEVRRTFRDGDRLELELPMDVRLERQPGGGVCVRRGPLLFALPIPARRRRDRRDKRSSDEFPAWNLRPAGPWNYALPKVSKHWKNMEVIFPMIGKNRQKISNDWKKSGKFFQCLENPWAEPPVALRVPAVRVPGWRARRLTVLRDKWHGTRRGDFLMTPPLPAAGTLAHASRKVEWITLVPYGCTQLRIAIFPAS
- a CDS encoding methyltransferase; its protein translation is MKSDKELYRQLRGLPRDRLWADEVPRFNSASPRERMARVAVIRAVGAAFASSGTAAQRAEVRSWLAGLLRDPHEKIRRYAMTALPKLGAGPGEEAELLALLRTAEGDRERKYLGRSLDKIGGRATLEAVKAARGLLPQTEQKVRARVARRQGPSTIRMDHLFSRFEGLRIHLRCRRGLEEIVRDEAAERLVAAGRFRGIELRRGLVAITPSAPFSLADLYALRCFSTVNFVLGAAPADDVEALASAIASPMARRLFDAFTDGAPRYRLEFVSRGHQRGAVRLVANRAYALCPEILNDPRGAPWAVDIHPHGRGRSVELRPRLAPDPRFFYRRADVAAASHPPLAACLARLAGRAEGEIVWDPFCGSGLELIERALRGGVRQVYGTDMSLEALAIARDNFAAAKLESIPARFTCCDFRESSEVEWLGPGSVTLIITNPPMGRRIRIPDMRGFFGDFFRVAARALKPGGRLVFVNPLRLGPEGTSLQLQSRQTVDLGGFDGRLEVYRKIGRSPAATSSA
- a CDS encoding arginine N-succinyltransferase translates to MRSMTESVSKRRFGCLHVFLFVLAAVALTAVISFFVFRAVYFPSAFKPVTLNAREEKALEAKLERLDFTANNAPAAPEPEPYSEEGAERTIRLTEKELNALLDRNTDLAGKLAIDLSENLVSAKLLIPLDEDFPVFGGRTLRVRAGLKVRLSGEKPEVVFQGLSIMGIPLPAAWLGGMKDVNLLNETGGDQGFWKTFAGGIEDLRVEDGQVRIKLKK